The sequence TACTTTCTTTTTCCTGGGAAAGCTGTACGAAAATATTGGGAGCATTTTCAGGGGTGACATCTACTGTTTCTAAAGCGTAATTTTTCCTTAAAAATTTTAATTTATAAATAATACTGTCGGACTGTACCATAAAGTTGCCCGAAGTCGTCGTCAAAACAGGTTTATTATTTTCATTGATAAAAACATCGACCCCGCTGACTTCCTTATTGGTTTTCGCATCAACGATTCTCCCTTTCGCTGAATTTTGGGCGCAAACAAGTTCAACAAAAAAGATCAAAAAAAAGAGCGGGTAATATTTGGAGTTATTAATTAACATTCGTATTTCTTCAAGCATTAGCATAAACAAAAAGTATGCAGTTTATATCAAAAGATTAAATTTTTTAAAAGTTTTTATAAATAAATACAAAACTGCAAATGTAACAAAAATAACACCATCATTTTGACGGTGTTATAGATAATTTTTTGTTAAAATAATAAAATTTTAAATAAACTATTTTTGAAGTTCAACAAAGATATATCCTAAGGCTCCAAAACCCATACTGTCTCCATCTGCGACATGTACATTTACTCTATAGAAAGTTCTATCCGTATAAGAGAAAAAGTTGAATTGTGCATGTCCGTCCTGAACACAATTTAACGGAATTCCCGCGATATCTGCGAAAGTAGTAGTGACCGTTAATGGAGTCGTGTTCACGAAGCCGGATCCACTCTGTGCAGTTGTAAACATGGCATGTTGCACACCCAAATTATTGACACCGGTTGTAGACCTCACCTGAACAAAAGTATTTGTGTTTGTACATGTTGTTAAGGGATACCTAAACTGTAATGATCCGATTGTAACTAAAGAATTGGTTGCAGAGTTTGCATCAATTGAAAAAGATTTAAAAGTTGTAGTAAGCGGTGCTATATTTTGTATAACAACGTTTCCCGAAGCATCCACTCCTAATGCCGCAGCATTAGCAGTTGTAGGTGTTGTATTATTAATATTGGTGAATTTCAATCCTGATATTCCTGTTGTACCGGAAGCGATTTCCACTTTAGCAGTAGGGTTGGAGGTTCCGAGACCTATATTCCCTTTAGGATTTGCCAATGTACCATTAACATTTGTACCGAAAATAATATTTCCAATATTCATTTGATCATTACCCGCCGGATTTGGCAGTCCTGTATTCATCCCTAGCAATATGTTTCTGCTTCCGGTACTGATTTGGGAGTTAGTTCCTCCTGCATTACTATCAAATCCTGCCTGATAGCCTATTCCAATATTCTCGATACCCGTTGTGGCTGTACGCAAAGCATCACGTCCAAAAGCTGTATTAAATCCGCCTGTCGTATCTTGTAGAGCCTGAAAGCCAACAGCAGTATTGTTTTGCCCTGAAATATTTTGACGAAGTGCTGATACGCCTACTGCAGTATTAGAAACCCCAATTGTATTACTGAGGAGAGCTTGATATCCTATCGCAGTATTAAGATTTCCTGAAGTATTAGCGCCCAGAGAGCTCAATCCAAACGCAGAATTAAAAGTTCCAGTAGTAGTTAGGCCAAGAGAACTTCCTCCAAATGCCGAATTTCCAAGATTTGGAACAGCATTATATGGAAGTGAACCAGTTCCATAAGCAACAGAAAAATTGGGTGCAGTTCCTATAAAACCGGAATTAATATTATTTGTCTTAAACAATAAGGGTTGATTATCCCTAGTACCAATAAAATTAGTTGCAGGACTTGTACCTGTATTTCCTGTGGTTCTCCAGTCATTATTGGATGGGGTTGTTATCAGGGCAACCCATTTTGTGCCGTCGAAATGATAAAATCCCACCGATGTTACATCTATTGTTGTTCCTGCTGCAGTTCCCGTAGAAATATCATTGATGTAAATAAGCGTGGAAGTAGGAACGGCAGACATATTTTGCGCTCTCAGTCTGTCAACTCTGGGGATGACAACTCCGTCAACTGTGGTGGCAGTTCCGGTTGGATCTTTTGCTGTAATATCTAAAGTAGAGGTTGGTGTTGGAGTGTTAATTCCTATTTGTGCAGAATAAGCAAGTGGAACCAATGCAATTGATAAGAGAATTTTTTTCATAATTGTTTGATTTTTAGGGTTAATTCGTACCTAATTTACAAAGAATTAAGAGAATAATTCAACGCGGAATGAATTTTTAAGTGTAAAGGGCTTTAAATAAGGGAGAAATAATAAATTAAATTTTATTAATATCATTACATAAAAAAAGACTTACATTTCTGTAAGTCTTTTTTGGCTCCTCCTGCTGGGCTCGAACCAGCGACCCTCTGATTAACAGTCAGATGCTCTAACCAACTGAGCTAAGGAGGAATTTTCCTTTGTTTTTCGTGTTGCAAATATAATATGAATATTGATATGACGCAAGTGTTTAAAGCAAATTATAGCGAAAAAATGAATTTTTATTCACAAGCTTTTATTTTATTTATGGAAATAAAAAGGTCAACGTTTTTATCTGTCTATTTTTCAGTATTTTGAAAAATGACCTTTAAAGATGAAACGAGAAATAAAATTTCGCAAATTGGCTCTAAAAAAATTACAACTTATATTTTTCTCTTTCTAAACAGGAAAGACAACCAGCTGAAAAGTCTCTTCTTTATAATTAAATGGCTTTAAAGCTGTCATTCCTAATCCTTCGATATGCACGGCAAGCGAGTGCGGATTTTTATCATTAATAAAAGCCGTTCCTAAGTCATACTCTTTTTCCGTAAAATCTTTCACTGCTGTAAATAATTTTTTTAAAATGCCTTTTCCTCTCCATCTGGAATTTATCAAAACAGGGCCGTAGATGAAAACTCGGTAATCAGTTAATTTTTTATCATTAAATATTTGGTTGGGAAAACTTTCATACATTGCTTTTACAACGGGATGAACCGGAGCCGGATTGGTCGTTGCAAGACACACAAAACCTGCAAGCTCATCATTTTCAACAGCAACTAATACGCCCAGGTTTTTATTAATTCCATCCAAGGTCTGTTCTGTCATGCTGGAAACTACAAATCCCTGTTTTCTTTCCTCTTCAGTCAATTGATCCGGAGTATTGGCGTTTTGTAAATCGATAATTGCGGGATAATCTTTCGGCTCGGCTTGCCTTACGATAATTGAACTCATGTTTTTATTTGAAAGATATTATTTTCTATTGTTTTAAAGAAATTATTTATATAGAATAAGAATGCATAAAAAAAGACCTACATTTCTGTAAGTCTTTTTGGCTCCTCCTGCTGGGCTCGAACCAGCGACCCTCTGATTAACAGTCAGATGCTCTAACCAACTGAGCTAAGGAGGAATGTCCTTCGTTTTTAGTGGTGCAAATATAGGACGAATATTTATACCCTACAAATATTTTATTAAAAAAAATTAAAATTTTATAAACTTCCCGTAATCCATTTAAAGATATCACTTCCGAAGATCAGCAGCATCAATCCCAACAGGAAGATAACTCCCACCATCTGTGCGTTTTCCAACACTTTTTGAGGTACAGGTTTTCCTACAATCATTTCGTATAATGTGAATAAAACGTGTCCGCCATCCAATCCCGGAATAGGAATTAAGTTCAAAAATGCCAGCCAAACCGAGAACATCGCCGTGAATCCCCAGAACGCAGACCAGTCGATAGAAACATTTCCTTTGGCATCTTTGTTTACAGGCATATTTTTCACAATGGCAATAGGCCCTCCAACTTTTTTATACCCCTGAACTTTTTTATTGAAAATTAATTTAAATTGTTTAATCTGATACGTTAAGCTCTCAATAGTAAGCGTAAATCCTCTTTTGATAGCCCCAAAGAAATCATAGTTATTATGAACATAATATTTTTGAACTTCCTTGAAAGAAAGAATTCCGATAGTTCCATCCTTTGAAACAGGGATTTTCAGATCCGCTACCTGATTGTTTCTCAGCACCTGGAAATCTGTAACTTTTCCTGCATTCGGAACAACCAAAGGTTTTAGCTGATCGTAATATTGTATTGGTTTTCCGTTGATCGCTAGAATTTTGTCTCCAACTTTCAATCCTGCATCCATAGTAGATTTTGTAACAATGGTATCAACTACCGGAGCCATTCTCGGCGTTAAAAAAGATCTCGGCTCAGGATCCTGAAAGGCCATTGCTTTTCCGTCGTCACTCGTTGGGAATGTAACTTCTTTTCCGTTTCTTTCAACGGTAATTTCGTCACTTAATAAAACATCTAAGGCTAATTTTTTAAAGTCTTTCTGGGTTTTTCCGTCTACTTTTAAAATTTTATCACCATCCTGGAAGCCCATTTTCTTTGCAGCTTCTGTATAATGAAGAGGGATAGTGATTTTATCTGCGTCGAAAATATGTTCCCCGTTTTTACCTACCAATGCTGAAAAAATAACCCAGGCAAGGAAAAAGTTTACGGTAACTCCTCCCAACATGATAATTAGTCTCTGCCAAGCCGGTTTTGATCTGAATTCCCACGGTTGAGCCGGTTTTTTCAACTGCTCTGTATCCATACTTTCATCCACCATTCCTGCGATTTTTACATAACCGCCGAAAGGAAGCCAGCCGATCCCGTATTTTGTTTTTTCAGGATGTTTTCTCCAATCGCTGTCGGGTAATTTTGATATATCGATAGCAACTTCTTTCTTTTCTCCGTTTACTTCAATAATTTCCGTGTCCGGAAGGTTTTTAGAGAAAAGTTTATACTGCCATTTTCCATTGATTTTTTTCATTGAAAAAATTGAAAACCAAGGGTCGAAAAACAGGAAAAACTTCTCTGCTCTGGTCTTAAACCACTTTGCGGGTAAAAAGTGCCCAAGCTCATGAAGGACTACTAAAATAGAAATACTTAAAATGAACTGGAAAATCTTGATTGCTAATTCCATTAATACGTTTTATGTTTAATTTGCAAAGGTAACAATTATCAAAACTATGCCAAATAAAAAAGCTCCTCGAAATGAGAAGCTTTGTCATATAATACGATGTTTTTTTACAAATTGATCGATACTCCCAGACTGCCATTGTTTCCGACTTCTGCAAAAACGCCGATTCTTTCACTGAAAAAGTATCTGGCTCCGATGTGAGCACCCAGTCCGAAATCACTTCCCACAACGCCTACATCTATTCCGGGATAGATATCCAGCTTTTCCGGGAGTTGTAATGCATCCTTCAAATGGAAATTGAGCCTTCCGAAAACGAAAACACGGTTGTCATCATCATTATCTTTATAATTGCCAAAATAAGCATTGAGACCCGCACCTACAGAAATAAGCTTGTTTAAACCATAATCATAAGTTCCTGTAATTCCCGTTCCGTATCCCCAAGCGCTTAATCCCGCATTGATCTTCTGATCTCCTTTTCCTGTCCATGCCTGCGCATTTGCTGTCGCCCCAAAGAATATTACCATGAGCATAAAAACCAATTTCTTCATAAATTTTACTTTTTCGATATTATTACTAAAAAATATCCGCATCAAAAATAGAACCGAAATCAAAGGAAAATCGTATTTTTATTGAAGTTTTTTAACAAAGTTTATGAAAATCGCAGGACTGAATTTAGATATTGTCTGGAAAAATAAAACGGAAAATTTTCAATTGATAGAAAAGGAACTTCAGAATCAGGAAGCAGATTTGTTTCTTCTTCCAGAAATGTTTTCCACGGGATTTTGTATGGACGCCTCGGAAGTTGCCGACCGAAATCAGGAGTCTCTGGAGTTTTTAAAGAAAATGGCGAAAGAAAAAAATGCAGCCTTTTGCGGAAGCGCATCTGTGGAGGAAGACGGAAAATTTTACAACAGAATGTATTTTATACAGCCGGATTCTAAGGTCGATTTTTATGATAAAAGGCATTTGTTTTCCTTTTCGGGAGAGGATAAAATATATACTCCGGGAAGGGAAAGAATTGTGGTGAATTACAAAGGCTTCAGAATTTTATTGCAGGTGTGTTATGATCTTCGTTTTCCTGTTTTTGCGAGAAATAATGGTGATTACGACATGATTTTATATGTTGCCAACTGGCCCGAAAAAAGGGTAGGAGCCTGGGGACATCTGCTGAAAGCCAGAGCGATAGAAAATTTATCTTTTGTATTTGGGTTAAACAGAATCGGAACTGATGGAAATAATCTGTTTTATCAGGAAAGTTCGCATTGCTTTTTTGCGGATGGAAAAGAAATTTCTGAAAAAAGCGGCAATATCATTTCCGC is a genomic window of Chryseobacterium wanjuense containing:
- a CDS encoding GNAT family N-acetyltransferase encodes the protein MSSIIVRQAEPKDYPAIIDLQNANTPDQLTEEERKQGFVVSSMTEQTLDGINKNLGVLVAVENDELAGFVCLATTNPAPVHPVVKAMYESFPNQIFNDKKLTDYRVFIYGPVLINSRWRGKGILKKLFTAVKDFTEKEYDLGTAFINDKNPHSLAVHIEGLGMTALKPFNYKEETFQLVVFPV
- the rseP gene encoding RIP metalloprotease RseP; its protein translation is MELAIKIFQFILSISILVVLHELGHFLPAKWFKTRAEKFFLFFDPWFSIFSMKKINGKWQYKLFSKNLPDTEIIEVNGEKKEVAIDISKLPDSDWRKHPEKTKYGIGWLPFGGYVKIAGMVDESMDTEQLKKPAQPWEFRSKPAWQRLIIMLGGVTVNFFLAWVIFSALVGKNGEHIFDADKITIPLHYTEAAKKMGFQDGDKILKVDGKTQKDFKKLALDVLLSDEITVERNGKEVTFPTSDDGKAMAFQDPEPRSFLTPRMAPVVDTIVTKSTMDAGLKVGDKILAINGKPIQYYDQLKPLVVPNAGKVTDFQVLRNNQVADLKIPVSKDGTIGILSFKEVQKYYVHNNYDFFGAIKRGFTLTIESLTYQIKQFKLIFNKKVQGYKKVGGPIAIVKNMPVNKDAKGNVSIDWSAFWGFTAMFSVWLAFLNLIPIPGLDGGHVLFTLYEMIVGKPVPQKVLENAQMVGVIFLLGLMLLIFGSDIFKWITGSL
- a CDS encoding DUF6646 family protein, encoding MKKLVFMLMVIFFGATANAQAWTGKGDQKINAGLSAWGYGTGITGTYDYGLNKLISVGAGLNAYFGNYKDNDDDNRVFVFGRLNFHLKDALQLPEKLDIYPGIDVGVVGSDFGLGAHIGARYFFSERIGVFAEVGNNGSLGVSINL
- a CDS encoding nitrilase family protein, whose protein sequence is MKIAGLNLDIVWKNKTENFQLIEKELQNQEADLFLLPEMFSTGFCMDASEVADRNQESLEFLKKMAKEKNAAFCGSASVEEDGKFYNRMYFIQPDSKVDFYDKRHLFSFSGEDKIYTPGRERIVVNYKGFRILLQVCYDLRFPVFARNNGDYDMILYVANWPEKRVGAWGHLLKARAIENLSFVFGLNRIGTDGNNLFYQESSHCFFADGKEISEKSGNIISAELNMEELKDFRNHFQFLNDRDSFSIQL